In Brassica napus cultivar Da-Ae chromosome A3, Da-Ae, whole genome shotgun sequence, the sequence GTGTATCTGCAATGTCAAAAAGACTATAAGATGAGATAGCTGCACAACACAAACTTGAGCAAGATATGGCAATCTCGAAACACATTCTATAATCAACACATAAGGATGGGGTCAGAAGCCTGACCTCTGACGTTCTTCATCAGAATCTAGGCCACTGTCCTCGAAGTCATCTGAGTCGACAACAACACGGTTTTCGTTCTCAATGTCATTGGTGTTGACattatcatcttcatcattGTCAACTGCCATAAGATCTTTCTTTCCCTGCAAaggataaataaattaatatttctacGTATTTACAAGCTAATTCGGAGTAGAATCATATGTTAACACAACTGAATCATATCAAAACAAGCTTCCTTTTGATGGCAGTTAGTcatacaaaacaaatttaacGTAGAGTCTGGATAAAAAACTGGAGTACCTTGATAGCCGCAAGAGAGAACAAATCATGGTCCACGTAACCATCTTCAAGTGCATCTATCTGTGGATTAGTCGCCTTCCGTGTCTTATCCTGGCAAATTATATCGAATTTAGCAAAGGAAGTAAAAGGTCAAAATGATCTAACACTAAGACCACTGATAACAGTATAAAAAGTGCTCTTAGTTCCTAGAAATCAGTGGTAAAGCAACtgattataaattatacaattgGCGACAACACGATTATCCACTTTATACCAACGGAAATGGCAAATAGgaatgtaacaaaaaaaaactgagccTAACCTTAGCTCGTCGTTTTGCAAGAAGCTTCTTTGCTTGTTTCTTCTTGCGATCTACTGCGTTTGTCAGCTCTTCTAATTCATTGAGTAATTTATCATCCTCATTTTCCTCTTCCTTCTCCACATCAGGCTCCTTTTTAGCTACTTCCTTTTTCTCAGGAGTCAGAGCTTTCCTGATTTGCATTCGCcatctacaacaaaaaaaaaaggagttacATATCTGCTACAAAGCTAATCCAATTTCCTAACGTATTGATGGTTGACATAAAATGGTAAGAGAGTCATAACAAAACCATATTTTCCCTCACGACAGTCCTAAGACCATCGGACACCAGATATAGCCTATTTTACGCACAATGTTTTATCTGGTTGAGTATGTAAGGTATTATTCAGACTAGTAACACAGTTCTTACTTTAAGATGTGCTTAAAGTCATTCTTCCCCAAAACCGGAAGATCATCGCAAAGAATTTTAATctgcaaccaaaaaaaaaaagttaccagCAGGTTTATGGAAATAATCATGGCTTAGTTAAAATAAAGGCAAATTAGAGAGCAGTACCTCCTCTGAAGTCAACTCGTGTTCCTTTAAAGGACGAGAGGCTTCATCGTCAAAGGATATAGAAGTAACCGTGCCAAGAATCTCAAGAGGATTCTCAGACCAGATGAAATCAGAAGCAGATGAAACTCTCCACAAAATGGACTCTCCATCCTCATACCTAAACATAATCCTCagttactaaaacttcatataaacaaaacaaaaacaagatagTTGACATTGCATACCCATCACGGTTTCTCTTCTGCTTCGATGTTgtaagaacatccacaacctaCAAAACACAACATGTATTACTTACAAACAAATCTTAActacacaaaaaaaacattaaataaaaatagaacaaACCTTTCTTGTAGGTTCAGCTGCCTCCTTGAAGAGATGTCTGAAATCAAGAAGACGAGGATCAATCTTTCCAGGAGCTTTGTACTTCAAACCCAAAAGATACGTCTCAGCAGACGCTGAACGACTAGCCGCCGGCTTATACACTTCAACCTTCTCAAACAGCTGAAGCAAACCAAAAACCAGTAAGAAACTAAAACCTCTCATCACATTACATTCAACAAGTAAAACAAATACCTTCCCAAGACAGAACAGTACAGAGTTGTAATCTCTAGACCTGAAAACCTACACACAGAGAAAAAATGgtcaataaataataataatcagcAATGAATAAAATCCCAAAAGCGTAAAGTTCAGACCTTTGTGACGAAATTGCCATTAGGAGCCAAAAACTCAGTAGCCAATTTAACAGAATCAATAACCAAAGCGTTCTGGGTCATGGCTTCCTGAGCCCAGGCACCACCAATGTTGGGAGACCCATCGTGAACAACAAGATCGAAAGCCTTGACGCCGTGCTTGTCAAGCACCTGCCTGATCTTGGACCTGCACTCGGGCCTCGTGATGTCCTGCTGGATGGCGACGCAGCCGCCGATGGTCTTGATGGGGACGAGATCGATCCCGAGGACGAGGCTGCCGACGGGGACCTTCTGGACAACGACTTGCATCCAACCACCGGGGGCGGCGCAGAGATCGAGGACGGCTCGGGATTTGTGGAGGAAGGAGAACTTTTCGTCGAGCTGGAGGAGCTTGTAGGAGGCTCGGGAGCGGAAGCCGCGCTCCTTCGCGAGCTTGTAGTACTTATCCAAACGTTGACTCCCTTTGAGCTTACTCTTACCCATTGCTGagggtttttcttttttttcttcagggTTGAGTTTTGGTTTCGAGGAAGCAGCTGTGATGAAAGTGTTTATAagctagggtttagggtttactacGCGCGCCGTGTAAATGGGCCTTATGTAACTCTTTTTAATGGGCCTTATGTAACTCTTTTTAGTGGGCTTCACCCAAAGAGTTGCGCGGTTCGAACTTAATCACTAATTGTGTCACTCACTCATAAGAGTCAGTAATGATACACTCAAAGAAATGTTTGAATCTTGTTCTTGAATATGAAACTTTGAATCAGTAAATATAAATTGAATAACCAGACACACAAGTGTAATCCAATGTATTACCTACCGATCATGGATTTCTGAAGAAGTTGAAGATTTTGGTTGACACTCCATAACATGTTACTCTTAAGCAGATACACAGGTATAGTTTGGACAAAGCCATACACACAAGAAATGTTCGGACATATTAAAAAACATCATGTCAGAAACTAATAAGAAACGTGCATTTTAGTACTAATTATGGAAACTATAAGATTAGTTTCTTTAGACCAAAAGTCATAGAAATAGATAGATTATAGATTCCCGATTACTCATGtcagaaaataataagaaacgTGCATTTCAACAAGATTTCTGGAAACTACAAGATTTGTTTCTTTAGACTAAAAGTCATAGAAATAGATAGATTATAGATTCCCGATGTGTATTACAGAAACAAAACTGaagccaaacaaaaaaaaaaaaaaacagtcttTCCATAGCTTAACGATAACATAAATTTCTTTCAAGGTAAACCAGAACCAGAGGGTGCTGCTGCGCTGAAACCTCCTGCACCACGGCCAAATCCAGGCCTACCACCACCTCCCTGTCAACACAAACAACAATATCACATATCCAATGTTAGACTCATCAACTACTGACAAGACTTGACTGAAGCCAGATGCATTTGTAAGAACTACTACTACTAGGGATTGTTAGAGAGAGATATTTACTTGGAACGAGGGCTGGTAATCAGCAGGAGCTCCACCCTTTTCACCTCCAACATCTCCACCACGTTGCCCTCCACGGTACCCATCACGGTCACCATATCTTGGACGGTCTCCATC encodes:
- the LOC106440860 gene encoding adoMet-dependent rRNA methyltransferase spb1 isoform X1 — its product is MGKSKLKGSQRLDKYYKLAKERGFRSRASYKLLQLDEKFSFLHKSRAVLDLCAAPGGWMQVVVQKVPVGSLVLGIDLVPIKTIGGCVAIQQDITRPECRSKIRQVLDKHGVKAFDLVVHDGSPNIGGAWAQEAMTQNALVIDSVKLATEFLAPNGNFVTKVFRSRDYNSVLFCLGKVFVLLVECNVMRGFSFLLVFGLLQLFEKVEVYKPAASRSASAETYLLGLKYKAPGKIDPRLLDFRHLFKEAAEPTRKVVDVLTTSKQKRNRDGYEDGESILWRVSSASDFIWSENPLEILGTVTSISFDDEASRPLKEHELTSEEIKILCDDLPVLGKNDFKHILKWRMQIRKALTPEKKEVAKKEPDVEKEEENEDDKLLNELEELTNAVDRKKKQAKKLLAKRRAKDKTRKATNPQIDALEDGYVDHDLFSLAAIKGKKDLMAVDNDEDDNVNTNDIENENRVVVDSDDFEDSGLDSDEERQRYTEIMEEAFDEAYDRYMEKKEGSAKQRKRARQAHAEKLEEGDGDEEMKLDYDSDMNVEMDEANPLMVPLDDGETQTKEEISNQWFSQDIFAEAVEEGDLGKDDSDDDMPTKKNLSKAEKRKKAKASKLSDHASLASSKKEDDFEIVPAPVTDSDSDSSSDDDNVHTKAEILACAKKMLRKKQREEMLDDAYNKYMYGDEGFLPKWFLDDEKQHRQPMKPVTKEEINAMKAQFREINARPAKKVAEAKARKKRAAAKRLEKVRKKANVISDTTDISDRSKDKMIDKLYKKAAEPRKPKKELVVSKKGVGVKVGKGQKRVDRRMKSDARQRGGGKPGRKGKKSAPGNKSGQKKPRGKRPMGGG
- the LOC106440860 gene encoding pre-rRNA 2'-O-ribose RNA methyltransferase isoform X2 → MGKSKLKGSQRLDKYYKLAKERGFRSRASYKLLQLDEKFSFLHKSRAVLDLCAAPGGWMQVVVQKVPVGSLVLGIDLVPIKTIGGCVAIQQDITRPECRSKIRQVLDKHGVKAFDLVVHDGSPNIGGAWAQEAMTQNALVIDSVKLATEFLAPNGNFVTKVFRSRDYNSVLFCLGKLFEKVEVYKPAASRSASAETYLLGLKYKAPGKIDPRLLDFRHLFKEAAEPTRKVVDVLTTSKQKRNRDGYEDGESILWRVSSASDFIWSENPLEILGTVTSISFDDEASRPLKEHELTSEEIKILCDDLPVLGKNDFKHILKWRMQIRKALTPEKKEVAKKEPDVEKEEENEDDKLLNELEELTNAVDRKKKQAKKLLAKRRAKDKTRKATNPQIDALEDGYVDHDLFSLAAIKGKKDLMAVDNDEDDNVNTNDIENENRVVVDSDDFEDSGLDSDEERQRYTEIMEEAFDEAYDRYMEKKEGSAKQRKRARQAHAEKLEEGDGDEEMKLDYDSDMNVEMDEANPLMVPLDDGETQTKEEISNQWFSQDIFAEAVEEGDLGKDDSDDDMPTKKNLSKAEKRKKAKASKLSDHASLASSKKEDDFEIVPAPVTDSDSDSSSDDDNVHTKAEILACAKKMLRKKQREEMLDDAYNKYMYGDEGFLPKWFLDDEKQHRQPMKPVTKEEINAMKAQFREINARPAKKVAEAKARKKRAAAKRLEKVRKKANVISDTTDISDRSKDKMIDKLYKKAAEPRKPKKELVVSKKGVGVKVGKGQKRVDRRMKSDARQRGGGKPGRKGKKSAPGNKSGQKKPRGKRPMGGG